The Archocentrus centrarchus isolate MPI-CPG fArcCen1 chromosome 12, fArcCen1, whole genome shotgun sequence genome includes a window with the following:
- the sec14l7 gene encoding SEC14-like protein 2, with translation MSGRIGDLTPKQAESLAEFQERIQDILPSLPAQHDHYLLRWLRARSFSVQKAEVMIRKHVEFRKQMKVDTIISDWKPPEVIEKYVSGGMCGYDREGSPIWYDVIGPLDPKGLLMSATKQDFLKTKIQHTEMLRQECQKQSKKLGKNIESITLIYDCEGLGLKHMWKPAIETYGEILTMFEDNYPEGLKRVFLIKAPKIFPVAYNLIKHFLCEETRRKIIVLGSNWQEVLRENIDAEQLPVVYGGTLTDPDGDPRCRTMINFGGTVPKFYYVQDSVKVQYDKSVTISRGSVLQLEYDVTAAGSILRWQFASDGADIGFGVYKRTKEGSQQKVAEMQQILPSERYNAHLVPEDSCLTCTEPGVYVLCFDNSYSILQSKKVSYKVEVIPPADGQMQCPHSRGDGRLQ, from the exons ATGAGCGGACGAATAGGAGACCTGACCCcaaagcaggccgagagcttaGCAGAG TTTCAGGAGAGGATCCAGGACATTCTTCCGAGCCTGCCTGCACAGCATGATCACTACCTCCTTCGCTGGCTCAGAG cccgTAGCTTCAGTGTTCAAAAAGCTGAAGTCATGATCAGAAAG CACGTGGAGTTCAGGAAACAGATGAAAGTAGACACCATCATATCTGACTGGAAACCTCCAGAG GTGATTGAGAAGTATGTATCTGGAGGGATGTGCGGCTATGACCGCGAGGGAAGTCCAATCTGGTACGATGTGATTGGCCCTCTGGATCCTAAAGGTCTGCTGATGTCAGCCACCAAACAGGACTTCTTAAAGACTAAGATCCAGCACACAGAGATGCTGCGGCAGGAATGTCAGAAACAGTCCAAAAAG ttGGGGAAGAACATTGAATCCATCACTCTAATCTATGACTGTGAAGGACTTGGACTGAAGCACATGTGGAAACCTGCTATTGAGACCTATGGAGAG ATCCTCACCATGTTTGAAGACAACTATCCTGAAGGGCTGAAGAGGGTGTTTCTCATCAAAG CTCCCAAAATATTTCCTGTGGCCTACAACCTAATCAAACACTTCCTGTGTGAGGAGACACGGCGCAAGATCATCGTTTTAGGAA GTAACTGGCAAGAAGTGCTACGTGAAAATATCGACGCAGAGCAGCTTCCAGTGGTGTACGGAGGAACCCTGACTGACCCTGATGGAGACCCTCGCTGCAGAACCATG ATAAATTTTGGTGGCACGGTTCCCAAGTTCTACTATGTGCAGGACTCGGTGAAGGTTCAGTATGACAAAAGTGTGACCATCAGCCGTGGCTCTGTCTTACAGCTGGAGTATGATGTTACTGCAGCTGGCAGCATCCTGAG GTGGCAGTTTGCCAGCGATGGAGCAGATATTGGATTTGGAGTGTACAAGAGGACCAAAGAGGGCAGCCAACAGAaggtggctgaaatgcagcaaaTTCTTCCCAGTGAGCGCTACAATGCACACCTGGTCCCTGAGGACAGCTGCCTCACCTGCACTGAGCCCGGAGTCT ATGTGCTGTGTTTTGATAACAGCTACAGCATCCTTCAGTCCAAGAAAGTGAGCTACAAGGTCGAGGTTATTCCACCAGCAGATGGTCAGATGCAGTGTCCACACAGCAGAGGGGATGGAAGGCTGCAGTGA